The following nucleotide sequence is from Neokomagataea tanensis.
CCGAAAAGGCTTTGATCCCCTCATAGTGGGCCAAAGCGCTTCCCATCATACCTTGGCGCCACCAATTATGAATTGTGCCATGAGCAATTTTGGCGCCTTCCCGGTTTGCCCCGTAAAAAGGCCCCGAGGGTACATCCTGGAAAAACTGCGCTCTGTTTTGTGCTAGCGCGGACCGAAAACCGTCAAATACATCAAGCGGCACACCTTTCGGGCTTCGCTCAGCCTTGAGCATAAGCGGGGGCACAGCACTCAACAACACAGCTTTAGCAACACGGCCTTGAGGCTGCCCGTACCGAGCTACATATCGCGCAACCTCTCCGCCACCTGTCGAGTGTCCAATATGGACCGCGTTTTTCAGGTCGAGATGCTCTACCACAGCCGCAGCATCGGCCGCATAATGGTCCATGTCGTGCCCTTCGCTCACCTGCTCAGAGCGACCATGGCCCCGCCGATCATGCGCCACGACACGAAAACCTTTGCCCAGAAAAAACAACATCTGGGCATCCCAGTCATCCGCAGAAAGCGGCCAACCATGATGAAAGACAATTGGCTGGGCCTCTTTCGGCCCCCAGTCTTTGTAAAAAATTTCTACGCCGTCGGATGTTGTGACAAATGGCATGGCCTGTCTCTTTTCCGTTTCGGAATTCACTACAAGGCAAAAGATAATCCGGACGATTATCTGATCTTACATTGGGTGCATCATATATTTTTACCAGTGTGCATCCCCACCTAGCCGCAACAAAACGCTTTTCTTAATCAAACACTAAAAAAGCCCCAGTATATTATGATACTGGGGCCCGAATTACGCTGCAGCAGCGCCAATTTTAGAATGGTGCATCAATATCAACCACATCAATCAATTTGTGATTTACAAACTCTTTAATACCCAAACCGATCAATTCACGTCCAAAGCCAGAGCGGTTTACCCCACCAAAAGGTAGATCCGCTTTCACCATCGTAGGGTGGTTTACAAAGACCATACCCGTGTTGATCTGTTCAGCAACTTTAGAGCCGCGGGCCTCATCTTTAGTGAAAACCGAGCCCCCCAAGCCAAAAGGTGAGTCGTTTGCAACGCGGATAGC
It contains:
- a CDS encoding alpha/beta fold hydrolase — protein: MPFVTTSDGVEIFYKDWGPKEAQPIVFHHGWPLSADDWDAQMLFFLGKGFRVVAHDRRGHGRSEQVSEGHDMDHYAADAAAVVEHLDLKNAVHIGHSTGGGEVARYVARYGQPQGRVAKAVLLSAVPPLMLKAERSPKGVPLDVFDGFRSALAQNRAQFFQDVPSGPFYGANREGAKIAHGTIHNWWRQGMMGSALAHYEGIKAFSETDQTDDLKALTVPVLVLQGDDDQVVPYENAAILQDEILKDSTLKIYPGYSHGMHTVNADVINEDILAFISS